In Harmonia axyridis chromosome 6, icHarAxyr1.1, whole genome shotgun sequence, a single window of DNA contains:
- the LOC123683391 gene encoding probable E3 ubiquitin-protein ligase XERICO, protein MSDIAICFIPVNYNLTEEELNRIVIDSMKRGVLDGDCSVCLSDISGDIYLTGCVHCYHKECLQEWVAHSNESCPLCRTSLIIEKTFRIFDVKSNR, encoded by the exons ATGTCTGATATTGCAATTTGTTTCATCCctgttaattataatttaacagAGGAGGAACTTAATAGAATAGTGATAGACTCTATGAAAAG gggcGTACTAGATGGAGACTGTAGTGTTTGTCTCAGCGACATATCAGGAGACATATACCTCACGGGATGCGTACACTGTTATCATAAGGAGTGCTTGCAGGAATGGGTTGCGCATTCAAATGAGTCCTGCCCCTTATGTAGGACATCACTGATAATAGAGAAAACCTTCCGGATATTTGATGTGAAATCGAATCGATGA
- the LOC123683389 gene encoding E3 ubiquitin-protein ligase RNF13-like, whose protein sequence is MSLLELLMDCKERGITFRESCSICLADLSGNICLTKCKHTFHRRCLHKWLRTFPGTSCPMCREPLTLPIPYEHIKDVYTFKLGGLDSDETDKDEESHEESANNDNVIVADNATTQGNGPPPLFIITTEGEESDEESDEESDESDEDLDDNTDDHPLFIISNGEGTYALLLNRIN, encoded by the exons ATGTCTTTGCTGGAATTGTTAATGGACTGCAAGGAAAG AGGCATAACATTCAGAGAGTCATGCAGCATATGCTTAGCTGATTTAAGTGGAAATATATGCTTGACTAAATGCAAGCACACATTCCATAGAAGGTGCTTGCATAAGTGGCTTCGCACATTCCCTGGGACCTCCTGTCCAATGTGCAGGGAACCTCTGACGTTGCCCATACCATACGAGCACATTAAAGATGTGTATACGTTTAAACTTGGTGGGTTAGACAGTGACGAAACAGACAAAGATGAGGAATCTCATGAAGAATCTGCTAACAACGATAATGTCATTGTCGCAGACAATGCCACTACCCAAGGTAATGGCCCTCCTCCATTATTCATCATTACCACTGAAGGTGAGGAATCGGATGAAGAATCGGACGAAGAATCGGACGAATCAGACGAAGATCTAGATGACAATACCGATGACCATCCATTATTCATAATTTCCAATGGGGAAGGCACTTACGCGTTGTTATTGAATAGGATCAATTAG